Proteins from a single region of Bartonella sp. M0283:
- a CDS encoding peptide chain release factor 3, with product MNEAQEVARRRTFAIIAHPDAGKTTLTEKLLLFGGAIQLAGEVKAKKDRIQTRSDWMKIERERGISVVTSVMTFEYEDHIFNLLDTPGHEDFADDTYRTLTAVDSAVMVLDGARGIEPRTLKLFEVCRMRDIPIVTFVNKMDREALDPLEILDEIEDKLALDTAPVTWPIGSGKNFAGSFDLHNNLVRQKDEEKTPRPVKGPEEAALLLPEHDRAAFVEGVVLARDACKRFDLKSFREGQMTPVYFGSALKNYGVRDLIDALVAYGPSPRAQVADTRIVEATEPKMTGFVFKIQANMDPNHRDRIAFLRVCSGILSRGMKAKLVRTGKPMTLSAPQFFFARSRQIADEAYAGDVVGIPNHGTLRIGDTLTEGEDILFKGVPNFAPEILRRVRLGDPMKAKKLKEALQQMAEEGVVQLFMPDDGSPSIVGVIGALQIDVLTERLKVEYSLPVGFEPARFTVCRWISADNKEDLEKFIATHRDAIASDLDGDPVFLAENNFSLNYEAERAPKIKFATIKDYQIRSA from the coding sequence ATGAACGAGGCACAAGAGGTCGCGCGGCGCCGTACATTTGCTATTATCGCGCACCCTGATGCCGGTAAGACAACCTTGACCGAAAAATTGTTATTGTTCGGCGGTGCTATCCAGCTTGCAGGTGAAGTCAAGGCCAAGAAAGACCGTATCCAGACGCGTTCCGACTGGATGAAAATCGAACGCGAGCGCGGTATTTCGGTTGTCACCTCGGTAATGACATTCGAATATGAAGACCACATATTCAATCTGCTTGATACACCCGGTCACGAAGACTTTGCCGATGATACCTACCGCACACTGACGGCTGTCGATAGCGCTGTCATGGTTCTTGATGGAGCGCGCGGTATCGAACCCAGAACATTGAAACTGTTCGAAGTCTGCCGCATGCGCGACATTCCGATTGTGACGTTCGTTAACAAAATGGATAGGGAGGCACTCGACCCATTAGAGATATTGGACGAGATAGAAGACAAGCTTGCTCTTGATACAGCCCCTGTTACATGGCCAATCGGCTCGGGCAAAAATTTTGCAGGAAGTTTTGACCTTCATAACAATCTTGTACGCCAGAAAGACGAAGAAAAAACCCCGCGCCCTGTCAAAGGGCCTGAAGAAGCAGCTCTATTGCTGCCCGAACATGATCGTGCGGCTTTTGTTGAAGGCGTTGTTCTTGCGCGTGACGCATGTAAAAGATTTGACTTGAAATCGTTCCGTGAAGGCCAAATGACTCCGGTCTATTTCGGTTCGGCTTTGAAGAATTATGGCGTGCGTGATCTTATCGACGCTCTTGTTGCCTATGGTCCAAGTCCGCGTGCGCAAGTTGCCGATACGCGCATTGTCGAGGCGACAGAGCCGAAAATGACCGGTTTTGTTTTCAAAATACAAGCCAATATGGACCCAAATCACCGCGATCGCATTGCGTTTTTGCGCGTTTGTTCGGGAATTCTATCCCGCGGCATGAAAGCAAAACTCGTGCGTACCGGAAAACCCATGACTTTATCGGCACCGCAATTTTTCTTTGCCCGCTCCCGCCAGATTGCCGATGAAGCCTATGCCGGCGACGTTGTAGGAATTCCGAACCACGGAACATTACGCATTGGCGATACTCTGACAGAAGGCGAAGACATTCTTTTCAAAGGCGTTCCGAATTTTGCTCCGGAAATTTTGCGCCGTGTTCGTCTCGGTGACCCGATGAAGGCAAAGAAACTTAAAGAAGCTTTGCAACAAATGGCTGAAGAAGGTGTTGTACAGCTCTTTATGCCTGACGATGGTTCGCCGTCGATTGTCGGTGTTATCGGTGCGCTGCAAATTGATGTTCTAACAGAACGGCTGAAAGTGGAATATTCTCTTCCTGTCGGTTTTGAACCGGCGCGCTTTACTGTATGCCGCTGGATCTCGGCCGATAACAAAGAGGATCTTGAGAAATTTATTGCGACACACCGTGATGCTATTGCATCCGATCTCGACGGCGATCCGGTATTTCTCGCAGAAAACAATTTTTCGCTCAATTATGAAGCGGAACGAGCACCAAAAATCAAATTTGCAACAATCAAAGATTATCAGATACGGAGCGCCTGA
- a CDS encoding helix-turn-helix domain-containing protein, translated as MMNDMGIAFNVSSDNIQTLKQNEIQSDLKIGSLLRHFRKKNGITQMQLASVAGISPQQIQKYEKGADRIAVSRLITLLDFLDINFEEFFKAMKNFKQS; from the coding sequence ATGATGAATGATATGGGAATTGCCTTTAACGTTTCCTCAGATAATATTCAAACATTAAAGCAGAATGAAATACAAAGTGATCTGAAAATCGGTAGCTTGTTGCGTCATTTTCGTAAGAAAAATGGCATTACCCAAATGCAATTGGCGTCAGTTGCGGGTATTAGTCCCCAACAAATACAGAAATATGAAAAAGGGGCCGACAGGATTGCTGTATCAAGATTGATAACGCTTCTCGATTTTCTGGATATCAATTTTGAAGAATTTTTCAAAGCGATGAAAAATTTTAAACAATCTTGA
- the trxA gene encoding thioredoxin — MSTVKVDTSNFENDVLKSAEPVVVDFWAEWCGPCKMIAPSLEEIATELQGKVKVAKINIDENPELATQFGVRSIPTLLLFNNGEIVSNMVGAAPKSRLADWIKDGVK; from the coding sequence ATGAGCACTGTAAAAGTCGATACAAGCAATTTTGAAAATGACGTGCTAAAGTCGGCAGAACCTGTTGTTGTAGACTTCTGGGCTGAATGGTGCGGTCCGTGTAAAATGATAGCGCCCTCGCTTGAAGAAATTGCTACCGAGTTACAGGGTAAGGTCAAAGTTGCAAAAATCAATATTGACGAAAATCCGGAACTTGCAACGCAATTCGGTGTCCGTTCAATTCCGACATTATTATTGTTCAATAATGGGGAAATCGTCTCCAATATGGTGGGTGCGGCTCCCAAAAGCCGTTTGGCAGACTGGATTAAAGACGGCGTAAAATAA
- the addA gene encoding double-strand break repair helicase AddA, whose amino-acid sequence MTKREIPEDAIKNQTAASNPQSSAWVSANAGSGKTHVLTFRVIRLLLNGTEPARILCLTYTKAAAAVMQTRIFQTLSGWTELDDDKLTEVLVALEGKKPDTKRLDEARRLFARALETPGGLKIQTIHAFCEGLLHQFPLEANIAGHFEMMDDLKRDEFLKNARRDLLEKAYLQKNSSLHDALMLVLKTVGESGLFTLLDEAIEKRQALSPFLTRVSGPDGKPILEKALQISPDDTEENLTDEIRKTALHSEETIKAFKSLGHSFAREFIQRLELVEKADNSESIKFIELAYFTSGNPRKITRLASKKLLEALPWLEDDLLMRQEKLVLYLDKLRRVRLVPLNLAAFQLCYRLLARYESLKKAEGLLDFDDLIERALNLLKRDGAGQWVQYKLDRGIDHILVDEAQDTSPSQWQIIQLLAQEFFVGEGQREVNRTVFAVGDEKQSIYSFQGAVPEDFATNGRIIERKAEAVGKSFGHIRLNYSFRSTADVLKSVDRVFEKPENYKGLSAENIKTVHEPVRRNDPGEVVIWDNIAPTDVEEPEDWRKPVDQLHAPAVRLAEEIATTISHWLHHHEMLPGQGREVKASDIMVLVRKRDQFVPALARALKNRNVPVAGADRLRLASHIAVRDLTALARFVLQPQDDLSLASVLKSPLFGLDEDDLYRIAINREGSLFSSLEAHSEEKPEFATVLSLLKKYRNLADKTPVYEFYSHILSEDQGRAKILARLGSEASDVLDAFMDYTLSIQKTGLPGLQAFLETIKLSDPEIKRELDQNREEVRIMTVHAAKGLESAIVFLVDSGSRIWNAQHEPKFIEIDDHGKKSFLWQPAKEFKTSFGDNYINTLKLKAEEEYRRLLYVGMTRAEDRLIVCGYRGKNVVSGTWSELVSEALIPVSEEIAGPSPDIKAWRYCVDDKRASVETKTAEEERTVPAFPLPSYFHKRMEPETDLPKPLTPSGASLDIDENAPAAKNNVTISPVLGEKPANSSFAIERGTIIHRLLQYLPQIKEEDRQRLARAYLEKAATEWSEEQREDAFTQTFKVMDDEALRPLFAKEARAEVTLMGTVTIRGKKYVVSGQIDRLNDGDDTIVLGDFKTGRAPKREQQIPDSYMLQMALYRTLLMSIHPNKTVRTLLIYSDGPKVFELDGKKLDFIINKEKSNLPVG is encoded by the coding sequence ATGACCAAACGTGAAATTCCTGAAGATGCCATCAAAAATCAGACGGCTGCTTCAAATCCGCAAAGCAGTGCGTGGGTGTCTGCCAATGCCGGCTCCGGCAAAACGCATGTTTTGACTTTTCGGGTTATCAGACTTTTATTGAATGGCACCGAACCGGCGCGGATTTTGTGCCTCACTTATACCAAAGCGGCTGCTGCTGTCATGCAAACGCGCATTTTCCAGACTCTTTCCGGTTGGACAGAGCTTGACGATGACAAATTGACAGAAGTGTTGGTCGCGCTTGAGGGCAAAAAGCCCGATACAAAAAGGCTTGACGAAGCGCGTAGACTTTTTGCCCGTGCTCTTGAAACACCGGGCGGGTTAAAAATCCAGACGATCCATGCTTTTTGTGAAGGCCTGCTTCACCAATTTCCTTTGGAAGCCAATATTGCCGGCCATTTCGAGATGATGGACGATCTCAAGCGTGATGAGTTTTTAAAAAATGCGCGTCGTGACCTGCTTGAAAAAGCTTATTTGCAAAAAAATAGTTCTCTTCATGACGCTTTGATGCTGGTTTTGAAAACTGTGGGCGAAAGCGGACTTTTTACGCTGTTAGACGAAGCAATTGAAAAACGGCAGGCATTAAGTCCGTTTCTTACTCGTGTGAGTGGACCGGATGGCAAACCTATTCTGGAAAAAGCATTACAAATATCTCCGGATGATACGGAAGAAAATCTCACTGATGAAATCCGTAAAACGGCGCTTCATTCGGAGGAGACGATTAAAGCATTCAAAAGTCTCGGCCACTCTTTTGCCCGTGAATTTATTCAAAGATTGGAGCTTGTAGAAAAGGCGGATAATAGCGAGAGCATAAAATTCATCGAACTTGCCTATTTTACCAGTGGAAATCCGCGAAAAATAACCAGGCTGGCGTCAAAAAAACTTCTGGAAGCTTTGCCATGGCTCGAAGACGATCTGTTAATGCGTCAGGAAAAGCTCGTTCTCTATCTCGACAAATTGCGACGTGTACGACTGGTACCGCTCAATTTGGCTGCTTTTCAGCTCTGTTACCGGCTTTTGGCACGTTATGAAAGTTTGAAGAAAGCAGAAGGTTTGCTTGATTTTGATGATTTGATCGAGCGGGCGCTTAATCTGTTAAAACGCGATGGTGCGGGCCAATGGGTGCAATATAAACTGGATAGGGGCATTGACCATATACTGGTTGACGAAGCACAGGATACAAGCCCTTCCCAGTGGCAAATAATCCAGCTTCTTGCACAGGAATTTTTTGTCGGAGAAGGACAAAGAGAGGTCAACCGCACTGTTTTTGCTGTTGGCGATGAAAAACAGTCGATCTATTCTTTCCAAGGCGCTGTACCGGAAGATTTTGCAACGAATGGTCGTATTATCGAAAGAAAAGCCGAAGCCGTTGGCAAGTCTTTCGGTCACATCCGTTTGAATTACTCCTTCCGTTCGACAGCCGATGTTTTAAAAAGTGTTGATCGGGTATTTGAAAAACCTGAAAATTATAAAGGTCTTTCAGCCGAAAATATCAAAACCGTGCATGAGCCGGTTCGCCGCAACGACCCCGGTGAAGTGGTGATCTGGGACAATATTGCGCCGACAGATGTGGAAGAACCGGAAGACTGGCGCAAGCCTGTCGACCAGCTTCATGCACCGGCTGTTCGCCTTGCCGAAGAGATAGCAACGACAATCAGCCACTGGCTTCATCATCATGAAATGCTTCCTGGTCAGGGAAGAGAAGTCAAAGCCAGTGATATTATGGTGCTGGTGAGAAAACGCGACCAATTTGTTCCGGCTTTAGCGCGCGCTTTGAAAAACCGCAATGTTCCTGTTGCCGGTGCCGACCGCTTGCGTCTTGCAAGCCATATTGCCGTGCGTGATTTAACGGCACTCGCACGATTTGTTCTGCAACCGCAGGATGACCTTTCTCTTGCATCTGTTTTGAAAAGCCCGCTCTTCGGACTTGATGAAGATGATCTTTATCGGATTGCTATAAACCGCGAAGGAAGCCTGTTTAGTAGCCTTGAAGCCCATAGTGAAGAGAAGCCGGAATTTGCAACTGTTCTGTCATTACTCAAAAAATATAGAAACCTTGCCGATAAAACGCCTGTCTATGAATTTTATAGTCATATATTGAGCGAGGATCAGGGGCGGGCAAAAATTCTCGCGCGATTGGGTTCGGAAGCAAGCGATGTCCTTGATGCGTTCATGGATTATACTTTATCCATCCAGAAAACCGGTTTGCCCGGTTTGCAGGCTTTTCTGGAAACAATCAAGCTGTCCGATCCGGAAATCAAACGTGAACTCGACCAGAACCGTGAAGAAGTCCGTATTATGACTGTTCATGCGGCAAAGGGGCTTGAAAGTGCCATTGTCTTTCTGGTCGATTCTGGTTCGCGTATCTGGAACGCGCAACATGAACCGAAATTCATCGAAATTGATGATCATGGCAAGAAGAGCTTTTTGTGGCAGCCCGCAAAAGAGTTCAAAACATCATTCGGTGACAATTATATCAATACGTTAAAATTGAAAGCCGAAGAAGAATATAGGCGCCTACTTTACGTTGGTATGACACGGGCAGAAGACCGCCTTATCGTTTGTGGTTATCGGGGAAAGAATGTTGTTAGCGGGACATGGAGTGAACTTGTCAGCGAAGCGTTGATACCGGTTTCTGAAGAAATTGCCGGCCCTTCACCCGACATCAAGGCATGGCGTTATTGCGTGGATGACAAACGCGCAAGTGTTGAAACAAAAACCGCTGAAGAAGAAAGAACGGTTCCCGCATTTCCTCTCCCTTCCTATTTCCATAAACGCATGGAACCTGAAACCGATTTACCTAAGCCGCTTACCCCTTCAGGTGCTTCACTTGACATTGACGAGAATGCACCGGCGGCAAAAAATAATGTTACGATTTCGCCGGTTCTGGGAGAAAAACCGGCAAATTCTTCATTTGCTATCGAACGCGGGACAATCATTCACCGGCTTTTGCAGTATTTGCCGCAAATAAAGGAGGAAGACCGGCAAAGGCTTGCCCGTGCCTATCTTGAAAAAGCTGCAACTGAATGGAGCGAGGAACAAAGAGAGGATGCTTTCACCCAGACCTTCAAGGTTATGGATGATGAAGCACTGCGCCCTTTGTTTGCCAAAGAAGCGCGCGCCGAAGTGACTTTGATGGGAACTGTCACAATAAGGGGCAAAAAATACGTCGTTTCCGGACAAATAGACCGCCTCAATGATGGCGATGACACAATTGTTCTGGGTGACTTCAAAACCGGTCGTGCGCCCAAACGCGAACAGCAAATTCCCGACAGCTACATGTTGCAAATGGCACTTTACCGAACGCTATTGATGAGTATTCACCCGAATAAGACCGTCAGAACATTGCTGATCTACAGTGACGGACCGAAAGTTTTTGAACTCGACGGCAAAAAACTTGATTTTATAATCAATAAAGAAAAAAGTAATTTACCGGTAGGATAA
- the addB gene encoding double-strand break repair protein AddB — protein MKDKPKLFSISSGAPFLPTFVDALLSGRLIKDFGKGGNIQKALADTLIYVPTRRAARALRSCFVEMSKTHSSFLPTIRPLGDVDEDTAFFLDNGAAALSLNPKIGDVERLLLLARLIRPWRENLPSHVRSLFGSEDIIIPANTADAIWLAEDLARLMDEVETESADWAKLEDIAPDMVAEWWQVTLDFLEIVTKTWPDILAERQKINPAEWRNQAIRAETERLLRNKPRDPVIVAGSNGSIPAIADLLKVVSGLENGAVVLPGLDLAMDDAQWAALDETHDDPSIFGHPQYSFKKLFDRMKLTRNVVDEIGAPSENKKKRAAILSEALRPAVTTDTWSQLKRDGFDEIFADVSLIEAANEREEALAIAVALRQAIEDKKKTAALVTGDRNLARRVVAELKRFGIEANDSGGVPLSEVLPATLLRLILQTLFQPGDPVAFLSLLKHPLTSLGYERGALRKIAERFELFALRGGTGRINIATCEQFVEERLLALTTDENETGDIDTDMIEEARNLASSLVKAVQPLVTLMAKSEPQSVNEVARATTEVLENFGANEQGSFHALYAGEAGKAIISLLRDLVADQSGITFDISEWPAILEALMAARSVSPSAGGHPRLFIWGALESRLQTVDTMVIGGLNEGSWPATARNDPFMSRPMKMTLTLDPPERRIGLAAHDFQMAMGMDKVIMSRALRVDNAPSVPSRWLQRLETVVGAKASADMRAHGGVFVHWARELDRRKNVDFIARPCPTPPLKQRPKHFSVTEIETLRRDPYAIYARKVLRLKPLDDLIHDPSVAERGTLYHAIVAGFSLLKIDPEKPDALQKFLEIARAEFDRMQLPLDVEAIWWPRFEILAPSIIAWEKGLSPRERYVEISARPVHIVPEGATLSGRADRIDVLDGHFAEILDFKTGSTPSVKQAATLMAPQLALEAALLSRNAFVPLKNIKPSELAYIRLSAHGEVKEERISLSAKKTAIELSEEAWARLGELVEYYQNPAHGYLSRAMPPLTTYEGDYDHLARVLEWSAGSDTAGEE, from the coding sequence GTGAAAGACAAGCCGAAGCTGTTTTCGATTTCGAGCGGTGCGCCGTTTTTGCCAACTTTTGTTGATGCACTTCTTTCGGGACGCTTGATAAAAGATTTCGGCAAAGGCGGCAATATCCAGAAAGCTTTGGCAGATACTCTTATCTATGTTCCGACACGGCGTGCCGCGCGCGCACTGCGCTCCTGTTTTGTAGAGATGAGCAAGACACATTCAAGCTTCCTGCCGACAATTCGCCCTTTGGGCGATGTTGATGAAGATACGGCTTTCTTCCTTGATAATGGAGCGGCAGCTTTGTCGCTCAATCCGAAAATTGGCGACGTCGAACGGCTCTTGTTATTAGCGCGTCTCATCCGTCCGTGGCGGGAGAATTTGCCTTCCCATGTGCGCTCGCTCTTCGGTAGCGAAGATATTATCATACCGGCCAATACAGCCGATGCGATCTGGCTTGCCGAAGATCTTGCCCGTCTGATGGACGAGGTCGAGACAGAGTCCGCCGATTGGGCAAAACTTGAAGATATCGCCCCCGATATGGTCGCCGAATGGTGGCAGGTGACACTTGATTTTCTGGAAATTGTAACAAAAACCTGGCCTGATATTCTTGCCGAGCGGCAAAAAATAAATCCGGCTGAATGGCGCAATCAGGCCATTCGTGCGGAAACCGAAAGACTTTTGCGTAACAAACCGCGTGATCCGGTTATTGTGGCCGGTTCCAATGGCTCGATTCCGGCCATTGCCGATTTGCTAAAAGTGGTAAGCGGATTGGAAAATGGTGCGGTTGTCTTGCCCGGCCTTGACCTTGCCATGGATGATGCCCAGTGGGCGGCGCTTGACGAAACGCATGACGACCCCTCCATTTTCGGCCATCCGCAATATAGCTTCAAAAAATTGTTCGACCGCATGAAATTGACGAGAAATGTCGTTGACGAGATCGGGGCGCCTTCGGAAAACAAGAAAAAACGCGCTGCAATTTTATCCGAAGCATTGCGACCGGCTGTCACCACCGACACATGGTCACAATTGAAACGCGATGGTTTTGATGAAATTTTTGCCGATGTCTCTTTGATCGAGGCTGCCAATGAGCGTGAAGAGGCTTTGGCGATTGCAGTTGCGCTGAGGCAAGCGATTGAAGACAAAAAGAAAACGGCCGCACTTGTGACGGGGGACAGAAATCTTGCCCGCCGTGTTGTGGCCGAACTCAAACGTTTCGGCATTGAGGCCAATGATTCCGGCGGTGTTCCTTTAAGCGAAGTGTTACCGGCAACTTTGTTGCGGCTTATTTTACAAACTTTGTTCCAACCCGGTGATCCGGTGGCTTTCCTGTCGCTTCTCAAACACCCATTGACATCGCTTGGATATGAACGCGGAGCTTTACGAAAAATTGCCGAACGTTTCGAGCTCTTTGCATTAAGAGGGGGAACCGGACGAATCAATATTGCAACCTGTGAGCAGTTTGTTGAAGAGCGTCTTCTTGCTCTCACAACAGATGAAAACGAAACGGGCGATATCGATACCGATATGATCGAGGAAGCAAGAAATCTTGCGTCTTCACTGGTGAAAGCCGTTCAGCCATTGGTGACCTTGATGGCAAAAAGCGAACCGCAGTCGGTGAACGAAGTTGCTCGTGCCACGACTGAAGTTTTGGAAAATTTCGGGGCAAACGAGCAAGGCTCGTTTCACGCGCTTTATGCAGGTGAAGCAGGAAAAGCCATTATATCTTTGCTGCGTGATCTTGTTGCCGATCAATCCGGCATTACGTTCGACATTTCCGAATGGCCGGCTATTCTTGAAGCTTTGATGGCCGCACGTTCGGTCAGCCCCTCTGCCGGTGGTCATCCCCGTCTTTTTATCTGGGGCGCTCTGGAATCGCGTTTGCAAACGGTTGATACAATGGTCATCGGGGGGTTGAATGAAGGCTCGTGGCCAGCGACAGCTCGCAATGACCCGTTCATGTCGCGGCCAATGAAGATGACTTTGACCCTTGACCCTCCGGAGCGCCGGATCGGTTTGGCTGCCCATGATTTCCAGATGGCTATGGGCATGGATAAAGTCATTATGAGCAGGGCATTGAGAGTTGATAATGCCCCTTCTGTGCCGTCGCGCTGGTTACAAAGGCTGGAAACCGTTGTGGGCGCCAAAGCGAGCGCCGATATGCGTGCTCATGGCGGGGTTTTTGTCCACTGGGCGCGGGAACTCGATCGTCGCAAAAATGTCGATTTTATTGCGCGCCCATGCCCCACCCCCCCATTGAAGCAACGTCCGAAACATTTTTCTGTTACCGAAATTGAAACATTACGCCGCGACCCTTATGCAATTTACGCTAGAAAAGTTTTGCGCCTGAAGCCGCTTGATGACCTTATCCACGATCCGTCGGTTGCCGAACGTGGCACACTTTATCATGCAATTGTTGCGGGCTTTTCATTGCTGAAAATTGATCCGGAAAAACCGGATGCACTGCAAAAATTTCTTGAAATTGCGCGTGCCGAATTTGACCGGATGCAACTTCCCCTTGATGTTGAAGCTATATGGTGGCCGCGTTTTGAAATTCTCGCGCCGTCAATCATCGCTTGGGAAAAAGGCCTTTCTCCACGCGAAAGATATGTCGAAATTTCGGCCCGTCCGGTTCATATTGTGCCGGAAGGAGCAACCCTTTCAGGGCGCGCCGACCGCATTGATGTGTTGGACGGGCATTTTGCCGAAATTCTTGATTTTAAAACCGGCTCGACTCCTTCCGTGAAACAGGCGGCAACACTCATGGCACCGCAATTGGCGTTGGAAGCAGCTCTTTTGTCGCGCAATGCCTTTGTTCCGCTTAAAAATATCAAACCGTCCGAACTTGCCTATATCCGTTTGAGTGCCCACGGAGAAGTAAAAGAAGAGCGCATCTCTTTATCGGCCAAAAAAACCGCAATCGAACTTTCCGAAGAAGCATGGGCAAGATTAGGTGAACTGGTGGAATATTATCAAAATCCCGCCCATGGCTATTTGTCGCGAGCAATGCCACCTTTGACCACTTATGAAGGTGATTATGACCATTTGGCGCGGGTTCTTGAATGGTCGGCCGGTTCTGATACGGCAGGTGAAGAATGA
- a CDS encoding nucleotidyltransferase family protein → MKITHAMVLAAGLGTRMRPLTFKTPKPLVKIAGRSLLNRALDALEQAGVEEAVVNVHYLADSIESHVESRKKPHVTISDERAELLDSAGGVVKALPLLGENPFFVLNADTFWVDHGTPTLEAMANRFDPERMDMLLMTVKRVQAAGPEKGDFLIGEGQKLVRAPANAPEAVIYGGALIVNPKIFAFAKIEPQSLNLYFDEAIARGRLYGFPLDGNWYTVGTIAMIGRVEELMRQRGEIA, encoded by the coding sequence ATGAAAATAACACATGCTATGGTGCTTGCTGCGGGGCTTGGCACCCGCATGCGGCCATTGACTTTCAAAACACCGAAACCACTGGTAAAAATTGCCGGTCGAAGTCTTTTGAACCGCGCTCTCGACGCCCTTGAACAAGCCGGTGTCGAGGAAGCGGTGGTTAATGTCCATTATCTTGCCGATTCTATCGAAAGTCATGTCGAAAGCCGTAAAAAACCGCATGTAACCATTTCGGACGAGCGTGCGGAACTTCTCGATTCGGCCGGAGGCGTGGTGAAAGCTTTGCCACTTTTGGGAGAAAATCCGTTTTTTGTTCTTAACGCTGATACGTTCTGGGTCGACCATGGCACGCCAACGCTTGAAGCAATGGCAAATCGTTTTGACCCCGAGAGAATGGATATGTTGCTTATGACGGTTAAACGCGTGCAGGCAGCGGGTCCGGAAAAAGGTGATTTCCTGATTGGTGAAGGTCAAAAACTTGTTCGTGCACCTGCAAATGCACCGGAAGCGGTTATTTATGGTGGCGCACTTATTGTAAATCCGAAAATATTTGCATTTGCAAAAATCGAACCGCAATCGCTTAACCTCTATTTTGACGAAGCAATTGCCCGTGGTCGCCTTTATGGTTTTCCTTTGGATGGCAACTGGTATACTGTCGGGACAATTGCAATGATCGGCAGGGTTGAGGAGCTGATGCGCCAAAGGGGGGAAATCGCGTGA